One genomic segment of Natrialbaceae archaeon AArc-T1-2 includes these proteins:
- a CDS encoding TIGR00296 family protein, with translation MSQRQGVDLSFEDGARAVELAREAVESYVRNGQREQPGSMRDAFYARTGAFVRLESTCGRGSLRGCAGGYQSGDQLGHVIVDSAIQAASDSSCGSEVTPSELSNLTVSICAVTNVVLTDDPLADLEVGVHGVAVDGSGNSGWLYPTVPVENGWSGREYLDRVCRKARLPPTAWQNDDVVVTLFEGQVFREREANGSIEQL, from the coding sequence ATGTCCCAGCGACAGGGCGTCGACCTCTCCTTCGAGGATGGTGCGCGTGCCGTCGAACTCGCGCGTGAGGCCGTCGAATCCTACGTACGGAACGGGCAACGAGAGCAGCCGGGTAGCATGCGCGATGCGTTCTATGCACGGACGGGCGCGTTCGTCCGTCTCGAGTCTACCTGTGGCCGAGGAAGTCTCAGGGGGTGTGCCGGCGGCTACCAGTCGGGCGATCAGCTCGGACACGTCATCGTCGACTCGGCGATCCAGGCCGCGAGCGACTCCTCCTGCGGGTCGGAGGTGACTCCCTCGGAGCTGTCGAACCTCACCGTCTCGATCTGTGCGGTGACGAACGTCGTCCTGACCGACGATCCGCTCGCCGACCTCGAGGTCGGCGTCCACGGCGTCGCGGTCGACGGGAGCGGAAACAGCGGCTGGCTCTATCCTACGGTGCCCGTCGAGAACGGCTGGAGCGGACGCGAGTACCTGGACCGAGTCTGCCGAAAGGCGCGACTGCCGCCGACGGCGTGGCAGAACGACGACGTCGTGGTCACCCTCTTCGAGGGTCAGGTCTTCCGCGAACGCGAAGCAAACGGCAGCATCGAACAGCTGTAG